The proteins below come from a single Athene noctua chromosome 6, bAthNoc1.hap1.1, whole genome shotgun sequence genomic window:
- the SOCS4 gene encoding suppressor of cytokine signaling 4: MAENKDSNLKNADVRPKSSRSRSADRKDGYVWSGKKLSWSKKSEHCSDAETASAAGRSGTNLRSQERKYSCSSIELDLDRSCGHRFLGRSLKQKLQDAVGQCFPIKNCSSRHASGLPSKRKIHISELMLDKCPFPPRSELAFRWHLIKRHTAPINPKAEDWIIADLSQQEEREDQLRDDEIAHRGTDSPSQSCDFTDSGSSRGDSRSESVTGKVGRSSKDESDMDSDDEVITLCTSSRKRNKPKWETDDELLRMETPPKYHTQIDYVHCLVPDLLQINNNPCYWGVMDKYAAEALLEGKPEGTFLLRDSAQEDYLFSVSFRRYSRSLHARIEQWNHNFSFDAHDPCVFHSPDITGLLEHYKDPSSCMFFEPLLSTPLNRTFPFSLQHICRTVICNCTTYDGIDALPIPPSVKLYLKEYHYKSKVRVLRIDVPEQQS, translated from the coding sequence ATGGCAGAAAATAAGGACAGTAATCTTAAAAACGCAGATGTGAGACCCAAAAGCAGCCGGAGCAGAAGCGCGGACAGAAAGGATGGTTACGTCTGGAGTGGAAAGAAGCTCTCCTGGTCAAAAAAAAGTGAGCATTGTTCTGACGCTGAAACAGCAAGTGCTGCAGGAAGGTCAGGGACTAATTTAAGGAGCCAAGAGAGGAAATATAGCTGCTCGTCTATCGAGCTGGATCTAGACCGTTCGTGCGGTCACAGGTTTTTAGGACGGTCTCTCAAACAGAAGCTGCAAGATGCTGTGGGTCAGTGCTTTCCCATCAAGAATTGTAGCAGTCGGCATGCCTCAGGACTGCCATCCAAAAGGAAAATTCATATCAGTGAGTTAATGCTAGATAAGTGTCCTTTCCCTCCGCGCTCGGAGCTAGCTTTTCGGTGGCACTTGATCAAAAGACATACAGCCCCTATAAATCCAAAAGCAGAAGACTGGATAATTGCTGATTTATCTCagcaggaggaaagggaggaTCAGCTGCGAGACGATGAGATTGCCCACAGGGGAACGGACTCTCCCTCCCAGTCCTGTGACTTTACCGACAGCGGTTCCTCTAGGGGTGATTCGAGGTCTGAGTCGGTCACAGGTAAggtgggaaggagcagcaaagaTGAGAGTGATATGGACTCCGACGATGAAGTTATAACACTGTGCACAAGttctagaaaaagaaacaagcccAAATGGGAAACGGATGACGAGCTGCTACGGATGGAAACACCTCCAAAATACCATACGCAGATCGATTATGTCCACTGCCTAGTCCCAGACCTCCTCCAGATCAATAACAATCCCTGCTACTGGGGAGTCATGGATAAATATGCAGCTGAGGCGCTGTTAGAAGGAAAGCCAGAGGGAACCTTTTTGTTACGAGATTCTGCCCAGGAAGACTATTTGTTTTCTGTGAGCTTCAGGCGCTACAGTCGTTCCCTCCACGCGCGGATAGAGCAGTGGAATCACAACTTCAGCTTTGATGCCCATGATCCTTGTGTCTTCCACTCTCCGGACATCACAGGACTCTTAGAGCACTACAAAGATCCAAGTTCCTGTATGTTCTTTGAACCACTTTTATCCACTCCACTAAACAggacttttcctttttctcttcaacATATATGTAGAACGGTTATTTGCAACTGTACAACTTATGATGGCATTGATGCCCTTCCCATTCCTCCGTCGGTGAAGCTGTATCTGAAGGAATATCATTATAAGTCAAAAGTTAGAGTACTCAGGATTGATGTACCAGAGCAGCaaagctag
- the MAPK1IP1L gene encoding MAPK-interacting and spindle-stabilizing protein-like — MSGTDDFSLADALPDQSPAKTSKVSSTKPGQQPGQPPQGWPAASNPWNNPSAPPAAPAGLPPNTSASSVPFGPPPTGMYPSMPPGPPAPFPPPPTGPSCPPPGGPYPPPTVPGPVPPGQYPPPNMPFPELPRPYGGPTEPAAPPAPVGPWGSMPSGAWGPTMGGQYPAPSMPYPPPGPYSAPTQTPGAAPTVPWGTVPPGTWGPSPPGPFPPPAGSYPAPGLYPTPPNPFQVPSGPAGAPSMPGGPHPYR, encoded by the exons ATGTCTGGAACTGATGATTTTTCG TTGGCAGATGCTTTACCAGATCAGTCGCCTGCTAAAACCTCCAAAGTGAGCAGCACAAAACCTGGTCAACAGCCTGGCCAGCCACCGCAGGGTTGGCCAGCAGCTTCGAACCCGTGGAACAACCCAAGCGCTCCCCCCGCGGCGCCAGCCGGACTGCCACCCAATACGTCCGCTTCCAGCGTGCCATTCGGACCTCCGCCAACGGGAATGTATCCTTCAATGCCCCCGGGACCGCCTGCtccatttcctcctcctcctactGGACCCTCTTGCCCTCCTCCTGGTGGTCCATATCCACCCCCAACTGTGCCAGGTCCTGTCCCACCAGGGCAATATCCTCCACCAAATATGCCCTTTCCAGAGCTTCCAAGACCTTATGGTGGTCCAACAGAGCCAGCTGCACCTCCTGCTCCCGTTGGGCCATGGGGATCCATGCCCTCTGGAGCATGGGGACCAACAATGGGAGGGCAGTATCCTGCACCTAGCATGCCATATCCACCCCCAGGGCCATATTCCGCTCCTACCCAGACTCCAGGGGCTGCGCCAACAGTACCATGGGGTACGGTCCCACCTGGAACGTGGGGACCTTCACCGCCAGGTCCATTTCCTCCACCCGCAGGATCATATCCAGCTCCAGGACTCTATCCTACGCCCCCTAATCCTTTTCAAGTGCCATCTGGTCCTGCTGGTGCTCCGTCAATGCCTGGTGGTCCCCAT CCTTACCGTTGA